The segment CCGCTGTGCTTAAGGCGGCCCTCAACCTGCTGCTCGTCCCGCAGCAGGGCATTACCGGTGCGGCCATCGCTGGCGTGGCCGCACATCTCTTCGCAGCAGCGCTGAACGTGCTGCTGCTCTACCGGCAGGGACATCTGCGGCTGCGCGCCGCAGATGTCCTGCTGAAGCCCGCGGCGCTGCTCGCGGGCCTCGCGCTGGCCGCCGCGGCCGTGAGCCACGGCGCAGCCTGGGCGGCAGACGCCGCCGGCTTCGGCGGCGGGCGGACCGCGGCCCTGGCGCAGAGCCTGCTCGGCGTGCTCGCAGGCTGCGCCGTCTTCGCACTCGGCGCAGTGGCGCTGCGGCTGCTCAGCGAGAGCGAGCTGCGCCAGCTTCCGGGCTTCGGCCCGCGCTTAGCGGACAAGCTGAAGAAGCTGCGCCTGTTCCCATAAGGCGCAGCTCAATAGATACATAGCGCAGCCGCCTTTCGCGAACAGCAGCAGGCGGCTGCCTGGAAGGAGCAGAATGGCATGAGCGCAACATTAACGATCGTCGGCCTGGGCTCCGGGAACCCGGACCGGCTGACACTGGGCATTATCAAGAAGCTGAAGGCGGCCTCGGCCGTATACGTGCGGACCGCAGAGCATCCTGTCATGGCTGCACTGGCGGAGATGGAGATATTCTGGGAGTCCTTCGACGGGCTGTATGAGTCGCTGTCGTCCTTCCCTGAGGTCTATGAAGCCATTGCGGCAACGCTAATGGAGAAGGCTGCATCCGCTCCGCAGGGCACGGAGATCGTCTATGCCGTGCCGGGGCATCCCATGGTGGCCGAATCCGCCGTCTCCCTGCTGCGCGGGCGCTGCCCGGAGGCGGGCATTGAGCTGAATATCCTCGGCGGCGAGAGCTTCCTGGATGAAGCGTTCGTCCGTCTGGGCTTTGATCCGATTGAAGGCTTCCAGCTGCTGGACGCCTCCGGTATCCGCAGCTCCCAGCTTCACCCGGAGCTGCACACCCTGATCGGGCAGGTCTATGACAGCTTCACTGCGTCCGAGACCAAGCTCTGCCTGATGGAGCTGTACCCGCCCGAGTATGAGGTCATTGCCGCACATGCGCTTGGCGTGGAGGGCGAAGAGCAGATTCTCCGGGTGCCGCTGTACGAGCTGGACCGGCTGGACGGCTATGGTAATCTGTCGCTGGTATATGTTCCGGCGAGCCTTACGGATGAAGCACGTAACCGCACCTTTGCCCGGCTGCATGAGATTGTCGATATTCTGCGGAGCCCCGAGGGCTGTCCCTGGGACCGTGAGCAGACGCATGAATCCTTGCGCAAAAATCTGATCGAAGAGACCTATGAGGTGCTGGAGACAATTGACGAGGATGATCCGGACCATATGAGGGAAGAGCTGGGCGACCTGCTGCTCCAGATTATGCTTCACTCCCAGATGGAAGAGGAGCTGGGAACCTTCAGTGTCTACGATGTCATTGAGGGGCTGAATGAGAAGCTGCTGTTCCGCCATCCGCATGTATTCGGCGATCAGGCGGCGGGCAATGCCGAGGAGGCGCTGCAGAACTGGGAAGGGATGAAGGCTGAGGAGAAGCGGCGCAAAGGCGTGAAGCCCGAAGCCCTGTCCGCACTCAGCGGGGTTCCGAGGGATCTGCCGGCTCTGATGAAGGCGTATAAGCTGCAGAAGAAGGCGTCCCGCGTCGGCTTCGACTGGGATAACACCAGTGATGTGCTGGCCAAGATCCGCGAGGAGGTTGACGAGCTTCAGGAAGCGATTGAGACGGGACAGTCCGCCGAGGAGCAGATGCTGGAGCTGGGCGACCTGCTGTTCGCAGCCACCAATGTGGCCCGCTTCATCGGAGCCGATCCGGAAGAAGCGCTGACCCGCACCAACCGCAAATTCGTATCCCGCTTCGAGTATATTGAGCAGCGTCTGCGGGATCAGGGGGTCCGGCTGGAGGACAGCCCGCTCGAAGAGATGGAGGCCCTCTGGCAGGAAGCCAAGACAGAAGAGCGGAAGCAATAGATTTTAGAATTATAGTCTTCGGCGTATATCCCGCGCGTTTCACGGCAATGCTGTGACTATTGGCGCGAATCTCTGATTTAAAATGCATTGAGAGGTTTATAATGTTATAGTGCTATAACCCCCATATCCTACGCACGATGTTACTTTTTCAAAAAAAACGGCGGATCGTGGCAGGAATTGAGGGCGGAATCCAGAATATCATAAAGACGAAATGACGATTTGCCGTGATTCCCCGGTAAACCTGATTTTCATTTATTTTTTGTATCCTAGGAGGAACTTCAAATTATGAACAAGACAGATCTGGTAAACAACATTTCCGAGAAAAGCGGATTGGCCAAAAAAGACGTAGAAACCGTACTTAACGGAATGCTGGGCGAAATTACAGAAGCTCTGGCAAGCGGAGATAAAGTACAGCTGATCGGCTTCGGTACTTTTGAAACGCGCAAACGTTCCGGCCGCACCGGCCGTAACCCGCAATCGGGCACACCTATCGAAATTCCTGAATCCACAGTGCCGGCCTTCAAGGCAGGTAACAAGCTCAAAGAAGCCGTTAACTAATGCGTCTGGACAAGTTCCTGAAGGTCTCCCGTCTGATCAAGCGCCGCACCGTGGCCAAGGATGTGTCCGAACAGGGCCGGGTGTTGATCAATGGACGGGAGTCCAAACCGAGCAGCACGG is part of the Paenibacillus sp. FSL M7-0420 genome and harbors:
- the mazG gene encoding nucleoside triphosphate pyrophosphohydrolase — encoded protein: MSATLTIVGLGSGNPDRLTLGIIKKLKAASAVYVRTAEHPVMAALAEMEIFWESFDGLYESLSSFPEVYEAIAATLMEKAASAPQGTEIVYAVPGHPMVAESAVSLLRGRCPEAGIELNILGGESFLDEAFVRLGFDPIEGFQLLDASGIRSSQLHPELHTLIGQVYDSFTASETKLCLMELYPPEYEVIAAHALGVEGEEQILRVPLYELDRLDGYGNLSLVYVPASLTDEARNRTFARLHEIVDILRSPEGCPWDREQTHESLRKNLIEETYEVLETIDEDDPDHMREELGDLLLQIMLHSQMEEELGTFSVYDVIEGLNEKLLFRHPHVFGDQAAGNAEEALQNWEGMKAEEKRRKGVKPEALSALSGVPRDLPALMKAYKLQKKASRVGFDWDNTSDVLAKIREEVDELQEAIETGQSAEEQMLELGDLLFAATNVARFIGADPEEALTRTNRKFVSRFEYIEQRLRDQGVRLEDSPLEEMEALWQEAKTEERKQ
- a CDS encoding HU family DNA-binding protein, which translates into the protein MNKTDLVNNISEKSGLAKKDVETVLNGMLGEITEALASGDKVQLIGFGTFETRKRSGRTGRNPQSGTPIEIPESTVPAFKAGNKLKEAVN